A genome region from Streptomyces antimycoticus includes the following:
- the bioD gene encoding dethiobiotin synthase: protein MSVLVVTGTGTEIGKTVSTAAVAAAALARGRSVAVLKPAQTGVAEGEPGDAAEVARLAGAVTLLELARYPEPLAPATAARRAGRPPVRPHEVAEAAEKLAAEHDLVLVEGAGGLLVRFDETGATLADAARLLGAPVLVVAHAGLGTLNATTLTTEALRARGLECPGVVIGSWPAAADLASRCNVADLPDSSGVPLLGAIPQGAPALAPPDFRAQAPGWLAPRLDGSWDAARLAA, encoded by the coding sequence ATGTCAGTACTGGTCGTCACCGGGACGGGCACCGAAATCGGAAAAACCGTCAGCACGGCGGCCGTCGCCGCCGCGGCGCTCGCACGCGGCCGCTCGGTGGCGGTGCTCAAACCCGCCCAGACCGGTGTCGCGGAGGGCGAACCGGGCGACGCTGCGGAGGTGGCCCGGCTCGCCGGTGCGGTGACCCTGCTCGAACTCGCCCGCTACCCCGAGCCACTGGCCCCCGCCACCGCCGCCCGCCGCGCCGGACGGCCGCCGGTGCGGCCCCACGAGGTGGCGGAGGCGGCCGAGAAGCTGGCCGCCGAGCACGATCTGGTGCTGGTCGAGGGCGCGGGCGGGCTGCTCGTACGGTTCGACGAGACGGGGGCGACGCTCGCCGACGCGGCCCGGCTGCTCGGCGCGCCCGTCCTCGTGGTCGCCCACGCGGGCCTCGGCACGCTCAACGCGACCACCCTGACCACCGAGGCGCTGCGCGCCCGCGGGCTGGAGTGCCCCGGCGTCGTCATCGGCAGCTGGCCCGCCGCCGCGGATCTCGCCTCCCGCTGCAATGTGGCCGATCTGCCGGATTCATCCGGTGTCCCGCTGCTGGGCGCCATCCCCCAGGGCGCCCCGGCCCTTGCGCCCCCCGACTTCCGCGCCCAGGCGCCCGGTTGGCTGGCGCCCCGGCTGGACGGGAGCTGGGACGCGGCGCGGCTGGCCGCGTAG
- a CDS encoding hemolysin family protein, translating to MTVLQLLIGLLTLVLNAFFVGAEFALISVRRSQIDPHAQQGDRRARSVLWALEHLSALLAAAQLGITLCTLVLGAVAEPAIAHLLEPFFHVVGLPLGLVHPVSFVIALAVATYLHMLFGEMVPKNVALAEPVRTVLLLGPPLVALARTLRPVIFGVNSLANGLLKLMRVEPKGEVAATFSDAELARMVSDSSEAGLLDDRSTERLRDALELGRRRVRDVVLPMEQVVKAQLGVTPEELEQLAARTGFSRFPVVDDSGRIVGYLHVKDALDARPRDVPFGPDQLRPIPRVRSHTPLDDVLTAMRDSGTHLAAVIAADGRLEGLVTMEDVLRELVA from the coding sequence ATGACCGTCCTCCAGCTGCTGATCGGCCTGCTGACGCTGGTCCTCAACGCCTTCTTCGTGGGCGCGGAGTTCGCCCTGATCTCGGTGCGCCGCAGCCAGATCGATCCCCATGCCCAGCAGGGCGACCGGCGGGCGCGGTCCGTGCTGTGGGCTCTGGAGCACCTCTCCGCGCTGCTGGCCGCGGCCCAGCTCGGGATCACGCTGTGCACGCTGGTGCTGGGCGCCGTCGCGGAACCGGCCATCGCGCATCTGCTGGAGCCGTTCTTCCATGTGGTGGGGCTGCCGCTGGGGCTGGTGCACCCGGTCTCGTTCGTGATCGCGCTGGCCGTGGCCACCTATCTGCACATGCTGTTCGGCGAGATGGTGCCGAAGAACGTGGCGCTGGCCGAGCCGGTGCGCACCGTGCTGCTGCTCGGCCCGCCCCTGGTCGCCCTCGCCCGCACCCTGCGCCCGGTGATCTTCGGCGTGAACTCCTTGGCGAACGGGCTGCTGAAGCTGATGCGTGTGGAGCCCAAGGGCGAGGTCGCGGCGACCTTCTCCGATGCCGAGCTGGCCCGGATGGTCTCGGACTCCAGCGAGGCCGGGCTGCTGGACGACCGGTCCACCGAGCGGCTGCGGGACGCGCTGGAGCTGGGCCGGCGACGGGTGCGGGATGTCGTGCTGCCCATGGAGCAGGTGGTCAAGGCGCAGCTCGGGGTGACCCCCGAGGAGCTGGAACAGCTGGCGGCGCGGACCGGCTTCTCACGGTTCCCGGTGGTCGACGACTCCGGGCGGATCGTGGGCTATCTGCATGTGAAGGACGCGCTGGACGCACGGCCCCGGGATGTGCCGTTCGGCCCCGATCAGCTGCGCCCGATCCCCCGGGTGCGGTCCCATACGCCGCTGGACGACGTGCTCACCGCGATGCGCGACAGCGGCACCCATCTGGCGGCGGTCATCGCCGCGGACGGACGGCTGGAGGGGCTGGTGACCATGGAGGACGTGCTGCGCGAGCTGGTGGCCTGA
- a CDS encoding GNAT family N-acetyltransferase yields the protein MNDLRIRAAAPADLDTVLAFWKEAAEGTSISDDRDGVARLLDRDPESLLLAERDGELAGTVIAGFDGWRCHLYRLAVHPGHRRRGVATALLAAAEERFTALGGRRGDAMVLNENGLAHQAWSAAGYERQPQWSRWVKPLCP from the coding sequence ATGAACGATCTTCGGATACGGGCCGCGGCCCCCGCCGACCTCGACACCGTGCTCGCCTTCTGGAAGGAGGCGGCGGAGGGCACCAGCATCAGCGACGACCGGGACGGGGTGGCCCGGCTGCTCGACCGCGACCCGGAGTCGCTGCTGCTGGCCGAGCGGGACGGGGAACTCGCCGGAACGGTGATCGCCGGTTTCGACGGCTGGCGCTGCCATCTGTACCGGCTGGCCGTCCACCCCGGGCACCGCCGCCGGGGGGTGGCGACGGCCCTGCTGGCGGCGGCCGAGGAGCGGTTCACCGCCCTGGGCGGACGGCGCGGGGACGCGATGGTGCTCAACGAGAACGGGCTCGCCCACCAGGCGTGGAGCGCGGCGGGCTATGAGCGCCAGCCGCAGTGGAGCCGCTGGGTCAAGCCGCTGTGCCCGTGA
- a CDS encoding DUF397 domain-containing protein — protein MSAKSVHWLRSSYSVGMNNCVETALLGSDRLGVRDSKNTTGPVLLFTPSTWVSFLEGLKDDGLGSGTSRSTGTGS, from the coding sequence ATGTCCGCCAAGTCCGTCCACTGGCTGCGCAGCAGCTACAGCGTCGGCATGAACAACTGCGTCGAGACGGCCCTGCTGGGGTCTGACCGGCTCGGCGTGCGCGATTCGAAGAACACGACGGGCCCCGTCCTGCTGTTCACCCCGTCGACCTGGGTCTCCTTCCTCGAGGGACTCAAGGACGACGGCCTCGGCTCCGGCACCTCCCGCTCAACCGGAACCGGAAGCTGA
- a CDS encoding class I SAM-dependent methyltransferase, giving the protein MPVCRRTPPRDAVHHPLFARCYARMSPLADERAGVGELRGELLAGLSGRVIEIGAGNGLNFPHYPEAVSEVVAIEPERHLRRLATRAGLRAGVPVDVVPGVAEALPVKSEAFDAAVAALVLCSVRDVRRALAELLRVLRPGGELRFLEHGRAEGRVLATTQRALDRTVWPLMFGGCHTAREVRSEIEAAGFEPLGHRRLRIPERGLTLPTSPCVLGAARRPVSPSRP; this is encoded by the coding sequence ATGCCCGTATGCCGTCGCACGCCCCCGCGTGACGCCGTCCACCACCCGCTCTTCGCCCGCTGCTACGCCAGAATGAGCCCACTGGCCGACGAGCGGGCGGGGGTCGGTGAGCTGCGCGGCGAGCTGCTGGCCGGGCTGTCCGGCCGGGTCATCGAGATCGGCGCGGGCAATGGGCTGAACTTCCCCCACTATCCCGAAGCCGTCTCCGAGGTGGTCGCCATCGAGCCCGAGCGCCACCTGCGGCGGCTGGCCACCCGGGCGGGGCTGCGGGCCGGGGTGCCGGTGGATGTGGTGCCGGGCGTCGCCGAGGCGCTGCCGGTCAAGAGCGAGGCGTTCGACGCGGCGGTGGCCGCTCTGGTGCTGTGCTCGGTGCGCGATGTGCGGCGCGCGCTCGCCGAGCTGCTGCGGGTGCTGCGGCCCGGCGGTGAGCTGCGCTTCCTCGAGCACGGGCGCGCCGAGGGGCGGGTCCTGGCGACCACCCAGCGAGCGCTGGACCGCACGGTGTGGCCGCTGATGTTCGGTGGCTGCCATACGGCGCGCGAGGTGCGATCGGAGATCGAGGCCGCGGGCTTCGAGCCGCTCGGCCACCGCCGGCTGCGCATCCCCGAGCGGGGCCTGACCCTGCCGACGTCCCCGTGCGTACTGGGCGCCGCGCGCCGCCCGGTATCGCCTTCGCGTCCGTAA
- a CDS encoding adenosylmethionine--8-amino-7-oxononanoate transaminase: MPEPLTPAELRALDRQHVWHPYGPMPGRQDPLVVESAAGVRLRLAEPVEGVRELVDGMSSWWSAIHGYNHPALNDAARGQLDRMSHVMFGGLTHEPAVRLATRLVEITPEPLRHVFLADSGSVSVEVAVKMCLQYWRSLGRPAKRRLLTWRGGYHGDTWQPMAVCDPDGGMHRLWSGVLPEQIFADAPPPGFDADPDPAYEAHVRELVARHAHELAAVIVEPVVQGAGGMRFHSPALLRVLREACDEHDVLLVFDEIATGFGRSGTLFAAEHAGLCPDVMCLGKALTGGYLTLAATLCTPRVADGISRGEVPVLAHGPTFMGNPLATAVACASIELLLSYDWRQEVKRIETGLRDGLAEAAELPGVREVRVLGAIGVVQLDRPMDDAGMAAATRAAVREGVWLRPFRDLLYTMPPYITGDHDLARICTAVRAAAAAAV, from the coding sequence ATGCCTGAGCCGCTGACCCCGGCCGAGCTGCGGGCGCTGGACCGGCAGCACGTCTGGCATCCGTACGGCCCGATGCCCGGCCGCCAGGACCCCCTGGTCGTGGAGTCCGCGGCCGGGGTCCGGCTGCGGCTGGCCGAGCCGGTGGAGGGCGTCCGCGAGCTGGTGGACGGGATGTCGTCGTGGTGGTCCGCCATCCACGGCTACAACCACCCGGCGCTCAACGACGCCGCGCGGGGTCAGCTGGACCGGATGAGCCATGTGATGTTCGGCGGGCTCACCCACGAGCCCGCCGTCCGGCTGGCCACCCGTCTGGTGGAGATCACCCCGGAGCCGCTGCGCCATGTGTTCCTGGCCGACTCCGGTTCGGTGTCGGTCGAGGTCGCGGTGAAGATGTGCCTGCAGTACTGGCGCTCCCTCGGCCGCCCCGCCAAGCGGCGGCTGCTGACCTGGCGCGGCGGCTACCACGGCGACACCTGGCAGCCGATGGCGGTGTGCGACCCGGACGGCGGAATGCACCGGCTGTGGTCCGGTGTGCTGCCCGAGCAGATCTTCGCGGACGCGCCGCCGCCCGGTTTCGACGCGGACCCCGACCCGGCGTACGAGGCACACGTACGCGAGCTGGTGGCCCGTCACGCCCATGAGCTGGCCGCGGTGATCGTGGAGCCGGTGGTCCAGGGCGCGGGCGGGATGCGCTTCCACTCCCCCGCGCTGCTGCGGGTGCTGCGCGAGGCGTGCGACGAGCACGATGTGCTGTTGGTGTTCGACGAGATCGCCACGGGCTTCGGCCGCTCGGGGACGCTTTTCGCGGCCGAGCACGCGGGGCTGTGCCCCGATGTGATGTGTCTGGGCAAGGCGCTGACCGGGGGTTATCTGACCCTCGCGGCCACGCTGTGCACCCCGCGGGTGGCGGACGGCATCTCGCGCGGCGAGGTGCCGGTGCTCGCGCACGGCCCGACGTTCATGGGCAATCCGCTGGCCACGGCCGTCGCCTGCGCCTCGATCGAGCTGCTGCTCTCCTACGACTGGCGGCAGGAGGTCAAGCGGATCGAGACCGGACTGCGCGACGGTCTCGCGGAGGCGGCCGAGCTGCCGGGCGTCCGGGAGGTGCGGGTGCTCGGCGCGATCGGCGTCGTCCAGCTGGACCGTCCGATGGACGACGCGGGGATGGCGGCGGCGACGCGGGCCGCGGTGCGCGAGGGCGTATGGCTGCGCCCGTTCCGCGATCTGCTGTACACCATGCCGCCGTACATCACGGGCGACCACGATCTGGCCCGGATCTGCACGGCGGTACGGGCGGCCGCGGCCGCGGCCGTCTGA
- a CDS encoding 8-amino-7-oxononanoate synthase, producing the protein MPQDRPDDAFAWIDAQRERRDRAGLVRRLSPRPADSPLLDLASNDYLGLARHPEVTAAAAAAAQRWGAGSTGSRLVTGSTELHTTLERELADFCGFEAALVFSSGYAANLAAVSALSGRDALIVSDAGNHASLIDGCRLSRAEVAVVPHADPDAVRKALGAAEEDTREEAAEGAGAVPARRRALAVSDSVFSVDGDAAPLAALAAACRAHGAALVVDEAHGLGVLGEGGRGAVHGAGLAGAPDVVVTATLSKSLGSQGGVVLGPARVIEHLLNTARTFIFDTGLNPAAVGAALASLRLLRREPERAARVRTVAMGLYGRLTAAGLTAVRPDASVVSVRAPSPEQAVRWAADCRAAGLLVGCFRPPSVPDGISRLRLTARGDLTEEQVGRAVDVIVKTAPTA; encoded by the coding sequence ATGCCCCAGGACCGCCCGGACGACGCGTTCGCATGGATCGACGCACAGCGGGAGCGGCGCGACCGGGCCGGGCTGGTGCGCCGGCTCAGCCCCCGGCCCGCCGACTCCCCGCTGCTCGATCTGGCGAGCAACGACTATCTGGGGCTGGCCCGCCACCCGGAGGTGACGGCCGCCGCGGCCGCGGCGGCCCAGCGCTGGGGCGCGGGGTCCACCGGATCGCGCCTGGTCACCGGCTCGACCGAGCTGCACACCACACTGGAGCGGGAACTCGCCGACTTCTGCGGTTTCGAGGCGGCCCTGGTGTTCTCCTCCGGCTACGCCGCCAATCTGGCCGCCGTCTCGGCGCTGAGCGGCCGGGACGCCCTGATCGTCTCCGACGCGGGCAATCACGCCTCGCTCATCGACGGCTGCCGGCTCTCCCGCGCCGAGGTCGCCGTCGTCCCGCACGCCGACCCGGACGCTGTGCGCAAGGCGCTGGGCGCGGCCGAAGAGGACACGCGGGAGGAGGCCGCCGAGGGGGCCGGAGCGGTCCCGGCGCGCCGGCGCGCCCTCGCCGTCAGCGACTCGGTCTTCTCCGTCGACGGCGACGCCGCCCCGCTGGCCGCCCTCGCCGCGGCCTGCCGTGCCCACGGCGCGGCGCTGGTGGTCGACGAGGCCCACGGCCTGGGGGTGCTCGGCGAGGGCGGGCGCGGCGCGGTGCACGGGGCCGGGCTCGCGGGCGCGCCGGATGTGGTGGTCACGGCCACCCTCTCCAAGTCGCTGGGCAGCCAGGGCGGGGTGGTGCTGGGACCCGCCCGGGTGATCGAGCACCTGCTGAACACCGCACGCACGTTCATCTTCGACACCGGGCTCAACCCGGCGGCCGTGGGCGCCGCCCTGGCGAGCCTGCGGCTGCTGCGCCGGGAGCCGGAGCGCGCCGCCCGCGTCCGTACGGTCGCCATGGGGCTGTACGGACGGCTGACCGCCGCCGGGCTGACCGCGGTGCGGCCGGACGCGTCGGTGGTGTCGGTGCGGGCCCCGTCGCCGGAGCAGGCGGTGCGCTGGGCCGCGGACTGCCGCGCGGCCGGGCTGCTGGTGGGGTGCTTCCGCCCGCCGTCCGTCCCCGACGGCATCTCGCGGCTGCGGCTGACGGCGCGTGGGGACCTGACGGAGGAGCAGGTCGGGAGGGCGGTCGACGTGATCGTGAAGACCGCGCCGACCGCCTGA
- a CDS encoding LLM class F420-dependent oxidoreductase yields the protein MARPFRFGVNLLTLESAEAWRAKCRHAEHLGYDVLLTPDHLGNPAPFPALATAAEATERPRLGTFVLNAGFWNPALLAREVATCDALTDGRLELGLGAGYVKAEHDSAGLPFGSPRERVDHLVHTVAELERLLTDAEHRPRPAQSPRPPLLLGGNGDRLLRLAARHADIAAFTGAVQAPGKPQGALQLISPEALEERVDAFRRFAAEAGRAEGADEPGEAIELNYLIQMAGPSADRRAKVRELSPYAPGLTEDQMLEHPALLLGDAKEMAEQLRAHRERFGFSYFTVLEHNMETFAPVIEELHGG from the coding sequence ATGGCAAGGCCGTTCCGCTTCGGAGTCAATCTGCTCACCCTTGAATCGGCCGAGGCATGGCGGGCGAAGTGCCGCCACGCCGAGCACCTCGGCTATGACGTGCTGCTGACCCCCGACCACCTCGGCAACCCCGCCCCGTTCCCGGCGCTGGCCACCGCCGCCGAGGCGACCGAGCGCCCTCGGCTGGGCACCTTCGTACTCAACGCCGGTTTCTGGAACCCCGCGCTGCTCGCCCGGGAGGTGGCCACCTGCGACGCGCTGACCGACGGCCGGCTGGAGCTCGGCCTGGGCGCCGGCTATGTCAAGGCCGAGCACGACAGCGCCGGGCTGCCCTTCGGTTCACCCCGGGAGCGGGTGGACCATCTGGTGCATACCGTGGCCGAGTTGGAGCGTCTGCTGACCGATGCCGAGCACCGGCCGCGGCCCGCGCAGTCCCCGCGCCCGCCGCTGCTGCTCGGCGGCAACGGCGACCGGCTGCTGCGGCTGGCCGCGCGCCACGCGGACATCGCGGCGTTCACCGGGGCGGTGCAGGCCCCCGGCAAACCCCAGGGCGCCCTGCAGCTGATCAGCCCCGAGGCGCTGGAGGAGCGGGTGGACGCCTTCCGCCGCTTCGCCGCCGAGGCGGGGCGGGCGGAGGGGGCCGATGAGCCGGGCGAGGCGATCGAGCTGAACTACCTCATCCAGATGGCCGGGCCCAGCGCCGACCGGCGCGCCAAGGTGCGTGAGCTGTCCCCGTACGCACCGGGCCTCACCGAGGACCAGATGCTGGAGCACCCGGCGCTGCTGCTGGGCGACGCCAAGGAGATGGCGGAGCAGTTGCGGGCCCACCGCGAGCGCTTCGGCTTCTCGTACTTCACCGTGCTGGAGCACAACATGGAGACGTTCGCCCCGGTGATCGAGGAGCTGCACGGCGGCTGA
- the bioB gene encoding biotin synthase BioB, with translation MDLLNTLVDKGLRRESPTREEALAVLATSDDELLDVVAAAGKVRRAWFGRRVKLNYLVNLKSGLCPEDCSYCSQRLGSKSEILKYTWLKPEQAAAAAGAGVAGGAKRVCLVASGRGPTDRDVDRVSQTIAAIKEEHQDVEICACLGLLSDGQAARLKDAGANAYNHNLNTSEATYGDITTTHTYADRVSTVQQAQAAGMSACSGLIAGMGESDEDLVDVVFSLRDLDPDSVPVNFLIPIEGTPLAGDWNLTPQRCLRILAMVRFVCPDVEVRLAGGREIHLRTLQPLALNLANSIFLGDYLTTEGQAGKDDLAMIADAGFEVEGTDTTTLPKHRADAAAAAGSGCGGHGAEGGGCGPCGDAAPADAVPAQAAAGATVSTPAAAEGSHADLVAVRRRGAGTDLPPNA, from the coding sequence ATGGACCTGCTGAACACGCTGGTGGACAAGGGGTTGCGGCGCGAATCGCCGACCCGCGAAGAGGCGCTCGCCGTCCTGGCGACCTCCGATGACGAGCTGCTCGATGTGGTGGCCGCGGCGGGCAAGGTGCGCCGCGCCTGGTTCGGGCGGCGGGTGAAACTCAACTATCTGGTGAACCTGAAGTCGGGGCTGTGCCCCGAGGACTGCTCCTACTGCTCGCAGCGGCTGGGCTCGAAGTCCGAGATCCTCAAGTACACCTGGCTCAAGCCGGAGCAGGCGGCCGCCGCGGCGGGCGCCGGGGTCGCGGGCGGCGCCAAGCGGGTGTGCCTGGTGGCCAGCGGACGCGGTCCCACCGATCGCGACGTGGACCGGGTCTCCCAGACCATCGCCGCCATCAAGGAGGAGCACCAGGACGTCGAGATCTGCGCCTGTCTGGGGCTGCTGTCCGACGGTCAGGCGGCGCGGCTGAAGGACGCGGGCGCGAACGCGTACAACCACAACCTCAACACCTCCGAGGCGACCTACGGCGACATCACGACCACCCACACCTACGCCGACCGGGTCTCGACCGTGCAGCAGGCCCAGGCGGCGGGGATGTCCGCCTGCTCCGGTCTGATCGCGGGCATGGGCGAGTCGGACGAGGACCTGGTGGACGTGGTCTTCTCGCTGCGCGATCTGGACCCGGACTCGGTGCCGGTCAACTTCCTCATCCCGATCGAGGGCACCCCGCTGGCCGGCGACTGGAACCTCACCCCGCAGCGCTGTCTGCGGATCCTGGCGATGGTGCGGTTCGTCTGCCCGGACGTGGAGGTGCGGCTCGCGGGCGGCCGCGAGATCCATCTGCGGACGCTGCAGCCGCTGGCCCTGAACCTGGCGAACTCGATCTTCCTCGGCGACTATCTGACCACCGAGGGCCAGGCGGGCAAGGACGATCTGGCGATGATCGCCGACGCGGGCTTCGAGGTGGAGGGCACCGACACCACGACGCTGCCCAAGCACCGCGCGGACGCAGCTGCCGCCGCCGGTTCCGGCTGCGGCGGCCACGGCGCGGAGGGCGGTGGCTGCGGCCCGTGCGGTGACGCGGCACCCGCCGACGCCGTACCCGCCCAGGCGGCGGCCGGTGCCACGGTCTCCACCCCGGCGGCCGCGGAGGGGTCCCACGCCGATCTGGTCGCGGTGCGCCGCCGCGGTGCGGGCACGGATCTGCCGCCCAATGCCTGA
- a CDS encoding hemolysin family protein produces MTEVLLLAVALLLAVTCGAFVAAEFSLTTVERSELERAAERGERGAAGALKAVRSLTYQLSGAQLGITVTNLVVGMLAEPSVAALLAGPLTAMGVPQSAVRSAALVLGTFLSTVVLMVVGELVPKNWAISRPLPVAKAVATPQRVFSSVFRPLISHLNNTANHTVRRMGLEPAEELASARGPQELIALARHSAKEGALEKDTAELFVRTLNLAELTAQNVMTPRVRVVALDVRATAEDVANATRATGLSRFPVYQSSLDTVIGLVHIKDVLAVPAEERPRRPVSELMREPVLVPESLTVDRLLDRLSAQRSMAVVIDEYGGTAGVVTLEDIVEEVVGEVRDEHDPHETPHLIPMGRDTEGHMLYDADGAARVDQLERIGLRVPPGPYETLAGLIATELGRIPAVGDTVEPAGWSLEVRKVRSHRAARVRLRAPVRGAGSDGDGGVPGAEGATGR; encoded by the coding sequence ATGACCGAAGTCCTCCTCCTGGCCGTGGCGCTCCTCCTGGCGGTGACCTGTGGCGCCTTCGTCGCGGCCGAGTTCTCGCTGACCACGGTCGAGCGCAGCGAGCTCGAACGGGCGGCCGAACGCGGGGAGCGCGGCGCGGCCGGGGCGCTGAAGGCCGTGCGGAGCCTCACCTACCAGCTCTCCGGCGCGCAGCTCGGCATCACCGTGACCAATCTGGTCGTCGGCATGCTGGCCGAGCCGTCCGTCGCGGCCCTGCTGGCCGGGCCGCTCACCGCGATGGGGGTACCCCAGTCGGCCGTCCGCTCGGCCGCGCTGGTGCTCGGCACCTTTCTGTCGACCGTCGTGCTGATGGTCGTGGGCGAGCTGGTGCCCAAGAACTGGGCCATCTCCCGGCCGCTGCCGGTCGCCAAGGCCGTGGCCACCCCGCAGCGCGTCTTCAGTTCCGTCTTCCGCCCGCTGATCAGCCATCTCAACAACACCGCCAACCACACCGTGCGGCGGATGGGCCTGGAGCCCGCCGAGGAGCTGGCCTCCGCGCGCGGCCCGCAGGAGCTGATCGCCCTCGCCCGGCACTCCGCCAAGGAGGGCGCGCTGGAGAAGGACACCGCCGAGCTGTTCGTCCGCACCCTGAACCTCGCCGAGCTCACCGCACAGAACGTGATGACCCCGAGGGTGCGGGTGGTGGCGCTGGACGTACGGGCCACCGCCGAGGACGTCGCCAACGCCACCCGCGCCACCGGGCTGTCCCGCTTCCCCGTCTACCAGAGCAGCCTGGACACGGTGATCGGCCTCGTCCACATCAAGGACGTCCTGGCCGTCCCCGCCGAGGAGCGGCCCCGCCGCCCGGTGTCCGAGCTGATGCGCGAACCGGTGCTCGTCCCCGAGTCGCTCACCGTGGACCGGCTGCTGGACCGGCTCTCGGCCCAGCGCAGCATGGCGGTGGTCATCGACGAGTACGGCGGTACGGCCGGGGTCGTCACCCTGGAGGACATCGTCGAGGAGGTGGTCGGCGAGGTCCGCGACGAGCACGATCCGCACGAGACCCCCCATCTGATTCCGATGGGCCGGGACACGGAGGGCCATATGCTCTACGACGCGGACGGCGCGGCCCGCGTCGATCAGCTGGAGCGCATCGGGCTACGCGTGCCGCCGGGCCCGTACGAGACCCTGGCCGGGCTGATCGCCACGGAGCTTGGCCGGATCCCGGCCGTCGGCGACACCGTCGAACCGGCGGGCTGGTCCCTGGAGGTGCGCAAGGTGAGGAGCCACCGGGCGGCCCGGGTCCGGCTGCGGGCGCCGGTGCGCGGTGCCGGGAGCGATGGCGACGGCGGCGTGCCCGGGGCCGAGGGGGCGACGGGCCGATGA
- a CDS encoding ABC transporter ATP-binding protein yields MSTPAATKTDGFAEGGAHAAARARSLTKAYGSGETAVLALDAVDVEIERGRFTAVMGPSGSGKSTLMHCLAGLDTVSSGQAWLGDTEITGLGDKELTQLRRDRIGFMFQSFNLLPTLNAAENITLPMDIAGHKPDREWVDRVIDTLGLRDRLRHRPAQLSGGQQQRVACARALASRPELIFADEPTGNLDSRSGLEVLRFLREAVDELGQTVVMVTHDPSAAAHSDLVLFLADGRVVDRMERPTAEAVLERMHIFTRATPGAEPEPDPLG; encoded by the coding sequence GTGTCCACACCGGCGGCAACGAAGACGGACGGGTTCGCGGAGGGTGGCGCCCATGCGGCGGCCCGCGCCCGGTCCCTGACCAAGGCGTACGGCAGCGGCGAGACGGCCGTGCTCGCGCTGGACGCGGTGGACGTGGAGATCGAACGGGGCCGGTTCACCGCGGTGATGGGCCCCTCCGGATCCGGCAAGTCCACCCTGATGCACTGTCTGGCCGGTCTCGACACGGTCTCGTCGGGCCAGGCCTGGCTGGGCGACACCGAGATCACCGGCCTGGGCGACAAGGAGCTGACCCAGCTCCGCCGCGACCGGATCGGCTTCATGTTCCAGTCGTTCAATCTGCTGCCCACGCTCAACGCGGCCGAGAACATCACCCTGCCCATGGACATCGCGGGCCACAAGCCCGATCGGGAGTGGGTGGACCGGGTCATCGACACCCTCGGGCTGCGGGACCGGCTGCGGCACCGGCCCGCCCAGCTGTCCGGCGGGCAGCAGCAGCGGGTGGCCTGCGCCCGGGCGCTCGCCTCCCGCCCCGAGCTGATCTTCGCGGACGAGCCCACCGGCAACCTGGACTCCCGGTCGGGCCTGGAGGTGCTGCGCTTTCTGCGGGAGGCCGTCGACGAGCTGGGCCAGACGGTCGTCATGGTCACCCACGACCCGAGCGCCGCCGCCCACTCCGATCTGGTGCTCTTCCTCGCCGACGGCCGGGTCGTGGACCGGATGGAGCGGCCCACGGCCGAGGCGGTGCTGGAGCGGATGCACATCTTCACCAGGGCCACGCCCGGGGCCGAGCCGGAACCCGACCCGCTGGGCTGA